The Mycolicibacterium doricum genome includes a region encoding these proteins:
- a CDS encoding alpha/beta fold hydrolase, with product MDQYRRDGLVFDVRDEGPADGPVVVLLHGFPQRNSSWDAIIERLTAQGYRCLAPNQRGYSPGARPRRRRDYRMAELVADVGALIDASGAQRVHVVGHDWGAAVAWSVAAEMPERLATVVPVSVPHPGAFLKALATSRQGLASWYMYFFQLPYVPELLLTRRRGALATGALRRMGQTQAAAERDVAAMLEPGALTAGINWYRGMPLMDPRATGGKITVPTMFVWSDEDPALLAKGAYDTARYVSGKYRFEIMSGASHWIPEERPDELAGLLLEWFAAHPTT from the coding sequence ATGGATCAGTACCGGCGCGACGGCCTGGTGTTCGATGTGCGTGACGAGGGACCGGCGGACGGCCCGGTTGTGGTGCTGCTGCACGGATTCCCCCAGCGCAACAGCAGCTGGGACGCGATCATCGAGCGGCTCACCGCGCAGGGCTACCGCTGCCTGGCGCCGAACCAGCGGGGATATTCGCCCGGCGCGCGGCCGCGGCGCCGCCGTGACTACCGCATGGCGGAACTGGTCGCCGACGTCGGCGCGCTGATCGACGCCAGCGGCGCGCAGCGCGTGCACGTCGTCGGCCACGACTGGGGTGCGGCGGTCGCGTGGAGCGTCGCCGCGGAGATGCCCGAGCGGCTCGCCACGGTGGTCCCGGTGTCGGTGCCGCATCCGGGAGCGTTCCTCAAGGCGCTCGCGACCAGCAGGCAGGGCCTGGCGTCCTGGTACATGTATTTCTTCCAGCTGCCCTATGTGCCCGAACTACTGCTGACCCGGCGACGGGGCGCGTTGGCGACGGGGGCGCTGCGCCGCATGGGACAGACCCAAGCCGCCGCCGAGCGCGACGTCGCCGCCATGCTGGAACCGGGAGCCCTGACCGCAGGCATCAACTGGTACCGCGGGATGCCGTTGATGGATCCGCGCGCCACCGGCGGCAAGATCACCGTGCCGACGATGTTCGTGTGGAGCGACGAGGATCCCGCGCTGCTGGCCAAGGGCGCCTACGACACCGCGCGCTACGTGTCGGGGAAGTACCGGTTCGAGATCATGTCCGGGGCCTCGCACTGGATCCCCGAGGAACGGCCCGACGAACTCGCGGGCCTGCTGCTGGAGTGGTTCGCCGCCCACCCGACCACCTGA
- a CDS encoding LLM class F420-dependent oxidoreductase — protein sequence MGDPSKSIVEFPARIGVWWASETWSITDAQDVAREIEALGFGSLFIPEVAGKECLTQSAAFLAATDRLVVGTGIANIHVRLPSAAETGGRTLGALHPNRFVLGLGVSHAPLVEHAMGGTYAKPLATMRTYLERMAAVSEAIEPGAPRPVRLLAALGPKMIELSGTYADGAHPYLVTPGQTRTTRQILGPDKWIVSEQAVAIGGDDADQLRRAHQHLDVYSGLPNYRNSWLRQGFDESDLVRGGSDRLARAIVGMGSVEQAAASVTAHLDAGADHVVLQVLGDDPTADPRPALRELADVLGLRT from the coding sequence GTGGGTGATCCCAGCAAGTCGATCGTCGAATTCCCCGCCCGCATCGGTGTCTGGTGGGCCAGTGAGACGTGGTCGATCACCGACGCGCAGGACGTCGCAAGGGAGATCGAGGCGCTCGGCTTCGGCTCACTGTTCATCCCCGAGGTGGCGGGCAAGGAGTGCCTGACGCAGTCGGCGGCGTTCCTGGCGGCCACCGACCGGCTGGTAGTCGGTACCGGCATCGCCAACATCCACGTTCGGCTGCCCTCGGCGGCGGAGACCGGGGGGCGCACGCTGGGCGCGCTGCACCCGAACCGCTTCGTGCTCGGGCTCGGAGTGAGCCACGCTCCGCTGGTCGAACACGCGATGGGCGGGACGTACGCGAAACCGCTCGCGACCATGCGCACCTATCTCGAGCGGATGGCCGCGGTGTCCGAGGCGATCGAACCCGGTGCGCCGCGGCCGGTCCGGCTGCTCGCGGCCTTGGGCCCGAAGATGATCGAGCTGTCCGGGACCTACGCCGACGGTGCCCATCCGTACCTCGTCACGCCCGGGCAGACCCGCACCACACGTCAGATCCTCGGGCCGGACAAGTGGATCGTCTCCGAGCAGGCGGTCGCGATCGGCGGCGACGACGCCGACCAGCTGCGTCGCGCGCACCAACACCTCGACGTATACAGCGGGCTGCCGAACTACCGGAATTCCTGGTTGCGTCAGGGATTCGACGAATCGGATCTGGTGCGCGGCGGCTCGGATCGATTGGCCCGCGCGATCGTCGGCATGGGATCGGTCGAGCAGGCCGCCGCCTCGGTGACCGCACACCTCGACGCCGGCGCCGACCATGTGGTGCTGCAGGTCCTCGGCGACGATCCGACGGCCGATCCGCGGCCGGCGCTGCGTGAGCTCGCCGACGTGCTGGGGCTCAGAACGTAG
- a CDS encoding nitronate monooxygenase, giving the protein MTSPLTDLGVRLPVIAAPMAGGATTAAMVNAAAAAGSLSLLAAGYKTPEALRTEIATVRAASVPFGVNVFAPNPVPIDVDAYRRYAAAVQSEADRYGLTLPADPNDDDDAFDAKIDLLRADPVPIVSFTFGLPGGDVIRALQKAGTTVVQTVTSVQEAEASAAAGVDMLAVQGWVAGGHSGTFTPERMPAPVPLTDLVRQVLDKVGLPVIAAGGLAAASEVTAVLRAGASAAAVGTVLLRAEESGASASHKAALADPSRTETVLTRAFTGRPARGLRNRFIDRFEASAPLGYPAIHHLTSPLRKAAAAAGDSDVIHLWAGTGYRHAAEKPTAAILTELAG; this is encoded by the coding sequence ATGACGTCACCACTGACCGACCTGGGTGTCCGTCTACCCGTGATCGCCGCACCCATGGCGGGCGGCGCCACGACCGCCGCCATGGTCAACGCGGCCGCCGCCGCGGGCAGCCTCAGTCTGCTCGCAGCGGGGTACAAGACGCCCGAAGCCCTGCGGACGGAGATCGCGACCGTGCGCGCGGCGTCGGTCCCGTTCGGCGTCAACGTCTTCGCGCCGAACCCGGTGCCCATCGACGTCGACGCCTATCGCCGGTACGCGGCCGCCGTCCAATCCGAGGCGGACCGCTATGGCCTGACCCTGCCCGCCGACCCGAATGACGACGACGATGCGTTCGACGCGAAGATCGACCTGCTGCGCGCCGATCCGGTGCCGATCGTGAGTTTCACCTTCGGCCTGCCCGGCGGCGACGTCATCCGGGCGTTGCAGAAGGCCGGCACCACGGTCGTTCAGACCGTCACCTCGGTGCAGGAAGCCGAGGCGTCCGCGGCCGCCGGGGTCGACATGCTCGCCGTGCAGGGGTGGGTCGCCGGCGGGCACTCGGGCACCTTCACTCCCGAGCGCATGCCCGCACCGGTGCCGCTCACCGACCTCGTGCGACAGGTGCTCGACAAGGTCGGTCTACCCGTCATCGCGGCAGGCGGACTCGCCGCCGCCTCTGAGGTGACAGCGGTGCTGCGCGCCGGGGCGTCCGCCGCGGCCGTCGGCACAGTGCTGTTGCGAGCCGAGGAGAGCGGCGCCTCGGCCTCCCACAAAGCCGCGCTGGCTGATCCATCGCGCACCGAGACGGTCCTCACCCGTGCATTCACCGGGCGCCCCGCACGCGGGCTGCGCAACCGGTTCATCGACCGGTTCGAGGCCTCCGCGCCGCTGGGTTATCCCGCGATCCACCACCTGACGAGCCCGCTGCGCAAAGCGGCGGCCGCGGCCGGCGACTCCGACGTCATCCACCTGTGGGCCGGTACGGGCTACCGGCACGCCGCCGAGAAGCCGACAGCGGCGATCCTGACCGAGCTCGCCGGTTAA
- a CDS encoding VTT domain-containing protein yields MTTTHLALMPDFLDPMTLLGYFGTWALVGLLVVIFVESGLLFPVLPGDSLLFVAGMLAAGTAAVAADGGEPINFQLWQLLVFIPIAAILGGQVGYWIGRNVGTAMFKPDARFLKQKYLDEAHLFFEARGPFAIVLARFVPIVRTLAPLTAGAARMSYPVFALFNILGAVVWGVGLVLLGYTLGQFEIIQKLLEPIFIAIVLASVAPMFIEYYKRRRAAKQAGIAARPIDLA; encoded by the coding sequence ATGACGACCACCCATCTGGCCCTCATGCCCGACTTCCTGGATCCGATGACGCTGCTCGGCTACTTCGGGACCTGGGCGCTGGTGGGCCTGCTGGTCGTGATCTTCGTCGAATCCGGGCTGCTGTTCCCGGTACTTCCCGGTGACTCGCTGCTGTTCGTGGCGGGCATGTTGGCGGCCGGGACGGCCGCGGTGGCCGCCGACGGCGGTGAGCCGATCAACTTCCAGCTGTGGCAGCTGCTGGTCTTCATCCCCATCGCCGCGATCCTGGGCGGCCAAGTCGGCTACTGGATCGGCCGCAACGTCGGCACGGCGATGTTCAAACCCGACGCCCGGTTCCTCAAGCAGAAGTACCTCGACGAGGCGCATCTGTTCTTCGAGGCGCGCGGACCGTTCGCGATCGTGCTCGCCCGGTTCGTGCCGATCGTGCGGACGCTGGCCCCCCTCACCGCGGGCGCTGCCCGGATGAGTTATCCGGTCTTCGCGCTGTTCAACATCCTCGGCGCCGTTGTCTGGGGGGTCGGGCTGGTGCTGCTGGGCTACACCCTCGGCCAGTTCGAGATCATCCAGAAGCTGCTCGAACCGATCTTCATCGCCATCGTGCTGGCCTCAGTCGCGCCCATGTTCATCGAGTACTACAAGCGGCGCCGCGCCGCGAAGCAGGCCGGGATCGCCGCTCGGCCGATCGATCTGGCTTAA
- the fbaA gene encoding class II fructose-bisphosphate aldolase has protein sequence MPIATPEVYAEMLNRAKQHSFAFPAINCTSSETVNAAIKGFADAGSDGIIQVSTGGAEFASGLGVREMVTGAVALAEFAHVIAEKYPITVALHTDHCPKDKLDTYVRPLLAISADRVAAGGDPLFQSHMWDGSAVPIDENLTIARELLAQAAAARIILEVEIGVVGGEEDGVEAEINDKLYTTWEDFEKTIDALGAGERGRYLLAATFGNVHGVYKPGNVKLRPEVLAEGQKVAAAKLGLDSDAQPFDFVFHGGSGSLKSEIEDALRYGVVKMNVDTDTQYAFTRPIAGHMFTHYDGVLKVDGEVGDKKVYDPRSYLKKAEAGMVERVVEACRDLHSEGRSVTAS, from the coding sequence ATGCCGATTGCCACCCCTGAGGTGTACGCCGAGATGCTGAACCGCGCCAAGCAGCATTCGTTCGCGTTCCCCGCCATCAACTGCACATCGTCGGAGACCGTCAACGCCGCCATCAAGGGATTCGCCGACGCCGGTAGTGACGGCATCATCCAAGTTTCCACCGGCGGAGCCGAATTCGCCTCCGGGCTGGGCGTCAGGGAGATGGTGACCGGCGCCGTCGCGCTGGCCGAGTTCGCCCACGTGATCGCCGAGAAGTATCCGATCACCGTCGCTTTGCACACCGACCACTGTCCGAAGGACAAACTCGACACCTACGTCCGCCCGCTGCTGGCCATCTCCGCCGATCGCGTCGCCGCGGGCGGTGACCCGCTGTTCCAGTCGCACATGTGGGACGGATCGGCCGTGCCGATCGACGAGAACCTCACGATCGCGCGGGAGTTGCTCGCACAAGCCGCCGCGGCCAGGATCATCCTCGAGGTGGAGATCGGCGTGGTGGGCGGCGAAGAGGACGGCGTCGAGGCCGAGATCAACGACAAGCTCTACACCACGTGGGAGGACTTCGAGAAGACCATCGACGCCCTCGGCGCGGGTGAGCGCGGCCGGTATCTGCTGGCCGCCACGTTCGGCAACGTGCACGGCGTGTACAAGCCCGGCAACGTCAAACTCAGGCCCGAGGTGCTGGCGGAGGGACAGAAGGTGGCCGCCGCGAAGCTCGGCCTGGACTCCGACGCGCAGCCTTTCGACTTCGTGTTCCACGGCGGCTCCGGGTCGTTGAAGTCCGAGATCGAGGACGCGTTGCGCTACGGCGTGGTCAAGATGAACGTCGACACCGACACCCAGTACGCGTTCACCCGGCCGATCGCCGGGCACATGTTCACCCACTACGACGGTGTCCTCAAGGTCGACGGCGAGGTCGGCGACAAGAAGGTCTACGACCCGCGCAGTTATCTGAAGAAGGCCGAGGCGGGAATGGTCGAACGGGTCGTCGAGGCCTGCCGGGATCTCCACAGCGAGGGCCGCTCGGTCACGGCGAGTTAG
- a CDS encoding Rv0361 family membrane protein, with protein MSNPRGPEQGDEPAVPSDGERRFTAPSSFDAGSTQKIDPPPEPATEVFPRPETGHTGSATDPFAAQKAAGPQVIPPRGDAPTPPQQGRRSWGWVVAVVLVIAALVAIAILGTILLTRGSGSATSQEDQVRATIEQFDVAIQSGDLATLRSITCGAKRDSYVNYDDKAWEETHKRVAAAKQYPVVASIDQIVVNGDHAEANVTAFMAYAPQTRSTRSFDLEFRDDQWKICQAPSP; from the coding sequence GGACGGTGAACGCCGCTTCACCGCGCCGTCGAGCTTCGACGCCGGATCCACCCAGAAGATCGATCCGCCGCCAGAGCCCGCGACCGAGGTGTTCCCGAGGCCGGAGACCGGCCACACCGGATCCGCCACCGACCCGTTCGCCGCGCAGAAGGCCGCCGGCCCACAGGTCATCCCTCCACGCGGAGACGCTCCCACGCCGCCGCAGCAGGGGCGGCGCAGTTGGGGCTGGGTGGTGGCCGTCGTGTTGGTCATCGCTGCGCTCGTGGCGATCGCGATCCTCGGCACGATCCTGCTGACCCGCGGGTCCGGGTCGGCGACTTCGCAGGAGGACCAGGTCCGCGCGACAATCGAGCAGTTCGACGTCGCGATCCAGAGCGGCGATCTGGCGACACTGCGGAGCATCACCTGCGGCGCCAAGCGCGACAGCTACGTCAACTACGACGACAAGGCGTGGGAGGAGACCCACAAACGGGTGGCCGCCGCCAAGCAGTACCCGGTAGTCGCCAGCATCGACCAGATCGTCGTCAACGGCGACCATGCGGAGGCCAACGTCACCGCATTCATGGCCTACGCCCCGCAGACCCGCTCGACCCGGAGCTTCGACCTGGAGTTCCGCGACGACCAGTGGAAGATCTGCCAGGCCCCGTCGCCCTAA